The Blattabacterium cuenoti genomic sequence TGAATATGACTATAGAAGAAATATTGAGAAAATCTTATATGGAAAACACAAAAATTCGTAATAATAGTGGAGGATTTTATAATCATAATCTCTTTTGGGAGATACTAATTCCTAATCTTAGATACACAGATCCAAGTCCTTTTTTAAATGAAAAAATTAAAAAAAATTTCGATTCTTTTGATTCTTTTAAGAAAGAATTTTCTTCTGCTGCATTTAATTGTTTTGGATCTGGATGGGCTTGGTTATGTATAAAAGAACAAAAATTAAAAATTTGTTCTACAGCAAATCAAGATAATCCTATTATGTCTGGAATAGGTTGTGAAGGCATACCAATATTAGGATTAGATGTTTGGGAACATGCTTACTATTTACAGTATCAAAATCGTCGTTTAGATTATATATCTTCTTTTTGGAAAATTATCAACTGGAAAAAAGTTGAGGAAAATTACAACAAAGTAATAAAATAATTTTAATGGATAAAATTATCCTAGAAAACATAAGATTATTTGGATATCATGGATGTATCTTGGAAGAAGAAAAAATTGGATCTCATTATATTGTAAATATAGAAATTGAATTAGATCTTAAAAAACCCTCTATTTCTGATAAATTATCAGAAACTATTGATTATGTTAATTTATATAGGATTGTTGAAAAAGAAATGAATATTAATTCAAAATTAATTGAACATTTAGCACAAAGAATAGTTCAAAAAATTAACAAGAGATATAAAATAATTAAACATACAAAAGTAAAAATTTGCAAAGAAAATCCACCAATGCAAGGAAACATAGATAGAGTATGTATCGTTTTATATGAATAAAAACTTTTAATATTTTTGGCACTGTGGCCGAATGGAAAGGCAGAGGTCTGCAAAACCTTTTATAGCGGTTCGATTCCGCTCTGTGCCTTTTTTTTTGTATAAATTTTCTGTATAAATTTACGGATTTCAAGCATAATACTTTTTGTATCACAAATAAGATATGAAGATAAATAATATTCTTATTTCACAACCTTTAACAGGAGGCTATGATTCTCCATATTTAAAACTTTGTAAAAATAAAAATATCAACATTGATTTTAGATCTTTTATAGAAATAAAAGGTGCATCGCCTAGTGATGTAAGAAAACAGAAAATAAATTTTTCTAATTTTACCGTAGTTCTTTTTATAAGCAAAAAATCTGTAGATCATTATTTTAGACTTTCTAAGTCTATGCGTTTTAAAGTTCCACCTACTATGAAATACGTTTGTCAAACAAAAACAATTGCTTTTTATTTGCAAAAGTATATTGTTTATAGAAAAAGAAAAATTTGTATTGGAAATAAATCATTTAAAGATATTATACCTTATATAAAAAAAAATACAAAAGAAAAATTTCTTTTACCTTCTTCAGATATTTTAAAAAAGGAAATCCCAAACATGTTAAACAAACTAAATATTTTTTGGAAAAGAGCTATTTTATATAAAACTGCTTATAGCGATTTGTCTGATTTAAAACATATATGTTATGATATTTTAGTATTTTTTAGTCCAGCAGAGATTAGATCTCTGTTTGAGAATTTTCCTAATTTTAATCAAAAAAATATAAAAATTGCCACTTTCGGTAAAAATACTTTGTATGCAGCTTGTCAAGCGGGTCTAAAAATAGATATCAAAGTTCCAACTCCAGAATTTCCTTCTATGTCTATGGCATTAGAGAAATATATAAACACAAAAAAATAAATAGCACTATTCTACTGTAACAGACTTAGCTAAATTTCTTGGTTGATCCACATTTTCTCCCCGTATACAAGCAATTTGATAAGCTAACAATTGAAGAGGAATGACAGTAACTAAAGGACTAAGTTCTTCCGAAAGATATGGAATTTTTATAACGTGATCTGCTAACATACTAACTTGAATATCTCCTTCATTAACTATGGCGATTACTTTACCTTTTCTAGCTTTAATTTCTTGAATATTTCCTACTATTTTATCATAAAATCCTTTTTTTATAGCGATAATAACCACTGGCATATTTTCATCAATTAAGGCAATAGGTCCATGTTTCATCTCTGCTGCAGGATAACCTTCTGCATGAATATAAGATATTTCTTTTAGTTTTAAAGCTCCTTCTAAAGCAACTGGAAAATTAATTCCTCTACCTAAATAAAGAAAATTATTTACATTGTGATAAATTTTTGAAATTTCTCTTATAGAATTATCTGTTTTCAATACATGATCTATTTTTTCTGGAATGGACCTAAGCTCTTGGCATAAACATTTGTAACGATAATCATTTATAGTAGATCTATATTTTCCTATTTTTAAAGCTAATAAAACAAGAACTGTAATTTGAGCAGTAAAAGATTTTGTAGACGCTACTCCTATCTCAGGACCTGCGTGAGTATAAGCTCCTGCATCTACAATTCTTGCTATAGATGAGCCTACAACATTACAAATACCAAAAACAAATGCTCCTTTTTTTTTTGCTAATTTTAAAGCAGATAAAGTATCTGCCGTCTCTCCTGATTGAGAAATCACAATAATTACATTTTTTTTACCTATAATAGGATTTCTATATCTAAATTCTGAAGCATATTCTACTTCTACTGGAATACGAGCAAATTCTTCTAATAAATATTCTCCAATTAAACTAGCATGCCATGAAGTTCCACATGCTACTATAGTTATGCATTTAGCATTAATAAAAATATCTTTATTAGATTCAATTCCGTCAATATAAATCATACCACATTCTGAAATTAACAATCGACCACGTAGTGTATCTAAAATTGTTTTTGGTTGTTCATGTATTTCTTTTAACATAAAATACTTATACTTTCCTTTTTCTATTTGTTTTAAATTTATTTTAAGTTTTTTAATAATTGGATGGAGTTTATGATTATCTACAATTTTTCTCAAATCTAATTCTTTTCCTTTTTTAAGAATAGCCATTTCTCCATCTTTTAAATAAAGAGCATTATTTGTATAATCTACAAAAGGAATGGGATCAGATGCAATGAAAAATTCTTTTTCATTAATTCCTAATGCAAGAGGACTTCCCAATTTTGCAATAATAATTTTATCAGGATAATATTTATCCACGACGGCAATAGAATAAGCTCCTACTATTTCATTGAGAGAAATTCTTACAGCTTCTTCTAAAGAAAATTTATTCTCTTTTCTAAGAAATTCAATAAAATTAATAAGAACCTCTGTATCGGTTTTACTTTTAAAAGTAAAACCATTCTTTGATAAAATAATTTTAATTGCATGATAATTTTCTATAATTCCATTATGAATCATGATAAGATCATTAGAATTAGAAACGTGAGGGTGAGCATTGATATCATTTGGAACCCCATGTGTTGCCCATCTTGTATGACCTATTCCAGTAGTTCCACTTATTTTTACCTTATCATAATATATTTTTCTTTCTAATTCGTAAACTCTTCCTTTTGTTTTGCACAAACTATATCCATTTTTATAAAAAATAGCAATTCCAGAACTATCATATCCCCTATATTCCAATTTTTTCAATCCATTAATTAGAATAGGATAAGCTTCTCTATAACCTAAATAACCAATTATACCACACATTCTAACTGATAAAATTAGAAATTTTCTATTTTTGTTATTATGAATAATTAATTTATTTCTTCTAAAACAGTTTCTTTATAAAATTGTTGATAAACCTTTTCTATTTTTTCTACAGGATAATATTTTAATACTAACAATTTTTTTATTTTTATATAATCTTCTATTTCCTGAGGAAAGGTAAGATCTCCTTTTATTATAGCATCCGAAAAATACATACAAAATTTTATCAAATTAAAATAATCCGGAGTTTCCAACAATTTTAATTTTCTAGGTTTTATACCATCAAGTTTAATTTTTTTTATAATTTCTTTATTGAGACAACCTTGAAAAGGTTTATTGTAAATAGATGAAACTATTTTTACATTTTGATATACAGGATCATTTTTATAAAAATTTTTAATATATAAAGGAATAAAAGAACTAATCCATCCATATATATGGATAATATCAGGTTTCCAATTTAACCTTTTGACAGTTTCCAAAACTCCTTTTGTAAAAAATAAAGCTCTTTCATCATTATCCTGAAAAAAAATTCCATTCTCATCTTCATATATAGCTTTTCTTTTAAAATATTCTTCATTATCTATAAAATAAACTTGTAATCTAGCATCAGGAATAGATGCTACTTTTATCAATAATGGTTGATCTATATCGTTTATGAGTAAATTCATTCCTGACAAACGAATTACTTCATGTAATTGATGTCTTCTTTCATTGATTACTCCAAAACGAGGCATAAAAATGCGGACATCGTTTCCTATTGATTGCATAAACTTAGTAGCTCTTAAAACGGATAAAGATATCGGATTCTCTGATGAAAAAGGAAATAAGTCTGAAGAAACATATAATATACGTTTACTTTTCATCTTAAAAAAAGTTATTTTTATTTTTATTTAAAGTAAAAAAACGGATAATTGCAAATATAATAAATAAAATCCAATGCCTAAATTTAATAATAAAATGAAAAACGGTTTTTTTAGATAAAATCTTGTAGATTGTAGTACATTTTTACAATGTCAATGAAATAATAATAAATAGATATGTTTTATTATCATGAAATCAGAAAAAAAAATAAAAAAAAAACATTACAATGATAATTTTGCAATAGGTTATATTAATATAACTATTCATGGATTTGCTTTTGTAAATATTAAAGGATTTCAAAAAGATGTTTTTATTCCAAAAAATAAAACAAACCGGTCTTTAGAAGGAGATTTAGTAAAAATAATTTTCAACAAAAAAAATAGAAAAGGAATAAAAATAGAAGGAGAAGTATTAAAAGTTATCAAAAGAAAAACAAAAAATTTTATTGGAATATTAAAAATGAATTTCCAATATAATTCCAAGTATGGATTAGTTATAGTAAACAATAATAGCATTCATGTAGACATATTTATTCCAATAGATAATTTTAATAAATATAACCACAACGATAAAGTATTAGTTGAAATCATATCATGGCCCAAAAAATTAAAAAATCCTTTAGGAAAAATTATAAAAGTATTTGGAAAATCTGGAGAATATAAAACTGAAATTTTTTCATTATTAGAAGAATATAAAATTACTTACGAATTCCCAAAGGAAGTAGAAGAAGAAGCTAAAAAAATTCATTCAAAAGAAATTTATGATATAAATAGTGAAATAAGAAGAGATATGCGTAATATCAATACTTTTACTATAGATCCTTTTAACGCAAAAGATTTTGATGATGCATTATCAATTAGAAAATTAAATAATGAAACCTGGGAAATAGGAGTCCATATTTCTGATGTTTCTCATTATATAGAAGAAGGAAGTTTTATAGATCAAGAAGCATATTCACGTGCTACATCTATTTATTTTATAGGAAAAGTTATTCCGATGCTTCCAAAAATATTATCAAATGATCTTTGTTCCCTACAACCAAAAAAAGATAGATTAAGTTTTTCCTATATTTTTAACATAGACAATAAAGGAAAAATATTAAAAAATTGGTTTGGTAAAACAATTATACAATCTAATAGAAGATTTACATATGAAGAAATACAAGAAATCATAGATAAAAAAAAAGGAGATTTTCATGAAGAAATTTATAATTTATTCCTATTTTCTAAAATATTAACAAAAAAAAGATTAAAAAATGGATCTATATATCTTGAAAAGATTGAGGTTAAGTTTCATTTAGACGAGAAAAAAAATCCAATATCTCTAGATTTAAAAAAGAACAACGACGCTCACCGGTTAATAGAAGAATTTATGTTATTGGCCAATAGGAAAATTTCAGAGTTTGTTAGTTTAAATTTTAACGAAACCCCTTCTAATAAACTTTTTATATACAGAATTCATGATAAACCTGATTTTCAGAAAATTTTTTTGCTAAAAAAAATTATAGAACCTTTAGGTTACTTTTTAGATTTTAATAGGTTAAAAACCTCTATTAATTGCTTATTGAAAAAAATTAAAGGGAAACCAGAACAAAATATGATTGAAAATTTAATTCTTCGTGCTATGAGCAAAGCTAGATACTCTACAAAAAACATAGGACATTATGGATTATCTTTTTTTCATTATACTCATTTTACTTCTCCTATAAGGAGATATTCAGATATAATAGCCCATCGTTTATTATCTTATTACTTGAAAAAAGTAAATAATAGTTTTAATAAAACTAATGAAAAAACGTATAAACTAAAAACAATGGAATTTTATGAAAAACAATCTGAACATTGCAGTTATAAAGAACGATTGGCTATAGATGCGGAAAGAGATTTTCTGAAATATATTCAAGTAAAGTATATCAAAAAATTTCTAGGAGAAGAATTTTATGGTATTATTACAGGATTCACTGGTTGGAGTGTTTATATCGATTTACTGTTATTTCAAACAGAAGGAATGGTACGATTACGTGATATTAAAGAAGATTATTATGTTCTAGATTCAAATAATTATAGTATAATTGGAAAAAAAAAAAGAAAAATTTATCACTTAGGGGATAAAGTAAAAGTTAAATTAATAGATGTTAATCTGGAAAGAAAACAAATTATTCTTAGTTGGATTGACGAATTGGATAAACAAGAAAATACTAAAAAATAATTTTTTGATTTAGAACTAAAACTAAAAAGTTTTATTATTAATTTGAGATATTCTTTACTCTTTTCTATTATTCTTCTATTCTTACAGAAGAAGGAACAAACATAGTATAATCTCCACCATTTTTCATAATATCTCTTACAAGATAAGAACAAATATGAGACTTATCATAAGAAGAAATAAAATAAACAGTTTCAATAAAATTTTTTTTATTTAATTTATTATTAGTGAATAATATATTTTTTTCGAATTCAAAATCAAATTGATTTCTAATACCTCTTAACAAAAATTTTGCTTTTTTTTTTCTGCAAAAAGAAATAACTAATCCATTAAATGAATCTATTTCTATTTTATGTTTGTAAATGAAGTCAACAAAAGTTTTTCTAATCCATTCTTTTCTTTTTTGAAGAGAAAACATATTTTTTTTTCTAAAATTTTTTCCAACAGCTATGATAATTTTATCAAACAAATTCAAAGATCTAATAACAATATCGAAATGTCCTAAAGTAATGGGATCAAAAGATCCAGGAAATACAGCTATTTTTTCGTTTTTATTCATAAAAATTTTTATATCATATATATTTATGTATAATTTATGTTAAATAAAAGTTATTAGGATAATGAACAAATCATGTTCTAATTGTTTAAAAAATAAATGTAAAAAAAAATGCTACAAAAAACTGAATGTATTGGATTGGTTATCCAATATAAAATCTCCTTTTGGAGATCAAAATAATGATGTTGTGGAAGTGCAATTTAAAAATAATAGAAAAGAATTTTTTATTTCTACAGAAATAACGTCTCCATTACAAGGAGACATTGTTTCTGTAGAGACTCAATCGGGAAAAGGATATGATATAGGTACAGTAATTTTAACTGGAGAATTGGCCAAATTACAAACAAGAAATATAAATGTAGAGACCTTAAAAAAGATATATAGAAAATCAACATATAAAGAAATACGTATTTGGAAATTTTTTAGAAACAAAGAATCTTCAACTCTTTTAAAGGCTAAAAAAATTTCAAATCATTTAAACCTTTCTATGAAAATTTGTGATGTTGAATATCAGGGAGATGGGGAAAAAGCTACCTTTTATTACACAGCTGAAAATAGAGTGGATTTTAGAAAATTAATTCAAGAATTAGCTATTCAATTTCACACTCGTATAGAAATGCGTCAGATAGGATACCGACAAGAAGCAGGAAAAATTGGGGGAATAGGTTCTTGTGGTAGAGAGCTTTGTTGTTCCACTTGGTTAAAAAATTTTCAAAGTGTCTCTACTAATTCTGCAAGATATCAACAACTTTCTATTAACATTCAAAAATTAACTGGGCAATGTAGTAAATTAAAATGTTGCCTTAATTACGAATTAGATGCCTATTTAGATTCTATAAAAGATTTTCCAGATTTTAACAAAAAAATTCATACAGAAAAAGGAATTGCTCAATGTATGAAAATTGATGTTTTTAAAAAAAAAATGTGGTTTTCTTACATTAAGAATCCAAATACTTGGTATGGAATAGAAGTAAAAAAAATTAAAAAAATCTTAGAAAAAAATCAAATAGCACCTCCTCTAGAAGAATTGTCAACAATTAATACTATAAAAAAAACAGAATTAACATTTAAAGATTTTTCTATATAATATATGCTAATAAAAACGATTTTTTTGCGTGTATAAAAAAAGTACAAAAGTAAATTATTATTTTCGTATACTCATTTTTTGTTTTTGGTTTTTATTTTTTATAGGAATAAGTGCTATATTCGCAATTTTTTATGCAGCTTCTAAAGGTTATTTAGGAAATTTGCCTAGTACTAATGATATAGAAAACCCTACTATGGAAGTAGGATCAGAAGTATATGATTCTAATGGAATACTCTTAGGGAAATTTTTTTCCGAAAATAGGACTATAATTACTTATAAACAACTTCCAAAAAATCTTGTTAATGCTTTACTAGCAAAAGAAGATATTCGTTTTCAATATCACTCTGGAATAGATGCTAAATCTCTTCTTAGAGCAATTCTTTCTCTAGGAAAAAGAGGAGGTGGTAGTACTATATCTCAACAATTAGCAAAACTTCTTTTTACAAGACAATCTGCAAAAAATAAATTACAAAGAATTCATCAAAAACTTTTAGAATGGGTTATGGCTATAGAGTTGGAAAAACGTTATACAAAAGAAGAAATTATTACAATGTATTATAATAAATTTGATTTTTTATATAATGCAAAAGGAATAGAAACGGCAGCTCATACGTATTTCAATAAAAAAGTTTCTGAACTCAATTTAGGAGAAAGTGCAACATTGGTTGGAATGTTAGAGAATCCATCCTTATACAATCCTAAAAATTATCCTAAAAGAGCAAAAAAACAAAGAAATTTAGTTTTGTTTCAAATGAAAAAATATAATTTTTTAAATGCATATAGATATAAAAAAGAATTAGAAAAACCTGTAAAAATTAATTTTAAAATACAAAAAAAAGATTTTGAATTACTTACTTATTATGGAGAATTTTTAAAAAAGGAAATTCAGGAAGCTTTAAATGAACATGAAAATAAAACTGGACAAAAATTGAATCTTTATTCTAGCGGATTAAAAATATACACATCTATTGATGTAAAAATGCAGGATTATGCAGAAAAATCAGTAAAAAAACATCTTAGTAAGTTACAAATTTTGTTTAATCATTTTCAAAGAAGAAATAAAAATTTTCCATTTTTAAATATTTCTCAAAAGAAAACAAAGAGAATATTAATATCTGCAATGCATAGAACTTCTCTTTATCAAGATTTAAAACAAAAAGGACTAACAGAAGACAAAATTATAAAAATATTTAAGGAACCTCAATTAATAAAATTATTTACTTGGAATGGGCCTAAAAAAGTACTAATATCCCCGTGGAATTTTCTTCGTTATCAAAAAAGTATTATTCAAGCAGGATTACTGTCTATTGAACCATGTACTGGATTTATAAAAGCATGGGTAGGAGGTATAGATTTTAATTATTTTCAATATGATCATGTAGCACAAACACAACGTCAAGTTGGTTCTATTTTTAAACCTATTTTATACGCGACTGCTATTAATAAATTGCATTATAATCCTTGTACAAAAATTTCAAATGAAAAATTTCGTTTAGGAAAATGGAATCCTAGAAACTCCAATGGAAAGTATGGAGGATTTCTTACATTAAAAGATGGATTAGCTCTATCTGTTAATACGATATCAGCTCGTTTAATATCACAAATCACTCCAGGTCCTGTAATTGATTTAGCAAAAAAAATGGGAATAGAATCTATAATACCTAAACATCCATCTATAGCACTTGGTTCCGCTGATTTAACATTATATGAAATGACAGGAGCATTTAACACATTTACTAATTATGGATTTTATGTTAGACCTAGCATTTTATTGAAAATAAAGGACGAAAATGGAAATTTAATAATAGATAATGTAGATATTAGTAAAAGACAAGTTCTTAGCGAAGAAGTAGCATATATTATGTTAAAAATAATGCAAGGGGTAGTTCAATATGGAACAGCAAAAAGATTAAAAAAATATAATTTTATAGGAGAAGTAGCAGGAAAAACAGGAACAACTAATGAAAATTCAGATGGATGGTTCATTGGCATGGTACCAAATTTAACAACTGGAGTTTGGGTTGGTTGGGAAGATAGATTTTCCCATTTTGATAATATAAAATTAGGACAAGGAGCAAATATGGCTTTACCTATATGGGCCTATTATATGAAAAGCTTATATAAACATATGAATAAAATTTATCATGATAAATTATTTTTTCATAAATCTAAAAATTATCAAAATTATTGGGATCAATGTGAAAAACAACATTTTTTTAAAGAGAAAAATGTTATTGTAAATGATGAAAAAGAAGAAAAAGAGGAAGAAAAAGAAGATAAAAAAGAGAAAGAAACTGTAGAAGATATTAATAATAATTTAAATAACTATAATAAAAATACAGATTATAACAAATAATATTAATTTTTATGATTAAGAGAATATTAATTTTAGAAAAGAATTGTTCTTTTATTATACAAAAACTAAAAAAAAAAGGATTTA encodes the following:
- a CDS encoding superoxide dismutase translates to MSFKLPKLYYSYSDFEPYIDRRTMKIHYEKHHASYTDNLNKLISGTDMMNMTIEEILRKSYMENTKIRNNSGGFYNHNLFWEILIPNLRYTDPSPFLNEKIKKNFDSFDSFKKEFSSAAFNCFGSGWAWLCIKEQKLKICSTANQDNPIMSGIGCEGIPILGLDVWEHAYYLQYQNRRLDYISSFWKIINWKKVEENYNKVIK
- the folB gene encoding dihydroneopterin aldolase; this encodes MDKIILENIRLFGYHGCILEEEKIGSHYIVNIEIELDLKKPSISDKLSETIDYVNLYRIVEKEMNINSKLIEHLAQRIVQKINKRYKIIKHTKVKICKENPPMQGNIDRVCIVLYE
- a CDS encoding uroporphyrinogen-III synthase is translated as MKINNILISQPLTGGYDSPYLKLCKNKNINIDFRSFIEIKGASPSDVRKQKINFSNFTVVLFISKKSVDHYFRLSKSMRFKVPPTMKYVCQTKTIAFYLQKYIVYRKRKICIGNKSFKDIIPYIKKNTKEKFLLPSSDILKKEIPNMLNKLNIFWKRAILYKTAYSDLSDLKHICYDILVFFSPAEIRSLFENFPNFNQKNIKIATFGKNTLYAACQAGLKIDIKVPTPEFPSMSMALEKYINTKK
- the glmS gene encoding glutamine--fructose-6-phosphate transaminase (isomerizing), which produces MCGIIGYLGYREAYPILINGLKKLEYRGYDSSGIAIFYKNGYSLCKTKGRVYELERKIYYDKVKISGTTGIGHTRWATHGVPNDINAHPHVSNSNDLIMIHNGIIENYHAIKIILSKNGFTFKSKTDTEVLINFIEFLRKENKFSLEEAVRISLNEIVGAYSIAVVDKYYPDKIIIAKLGSPLALGINEKEFFIASDPIPFVDYTNNALYLKDGEMAILKKGKELDLRKIVDNHKLHPIIKKLKINLKQIEKGKYKYFMLKEIHEQPKTILDTLRGRLLISECGMIYIDGIESNKDIFINAKCITIVACGTSWHASLIGEYLLEEFARIPVEVEYASEFRYRNPIIGKKNVIIVISQSGETADTLSALKLAKKKGAFVFGICNVVGSSIARIVDAGAYTHAGPEIGVASTKSFTAQITVLVLLALKIGKYRSTINDYRYKCLCQELRSIPEKIDHVLKTDNSIREISKIYHNVNNFLYLGRGINFPVALEGALKLKEISYIHAEGYPAAEMKHGPIALIDENMPVVIIAIKKGFYDKIVGNIQEIKARKGKVIAIVNEGDIQVSMLADHVIKIPYLSEELSPLVTVIPLQLLAYQIACIRGENVDQPRNLAKSVTVE
- a CDS encoding glycogen/starch synthase, producing MKSKRILYVSSDLFPFSSENPISLSVLRATKFMQSIGNDVRIFMPRFGVINERRHQLHEVIRLSGMNLLINDIDQPLLIKVASIPDARLQVYFIDNEEYFKRKAIYEDENGIFFQDNDERALFFTKGVLETVKRLNWKPDIIHIYGWISSFIPLYIKNFYKNDPVYQNVKIVSSIYNKPFQGCLNKEIIKKIKLDGIKPRKLKLLETPDYFNLIKFCMYFSDAIIKGDLTFPQEIEDYIKIKKLLVLKYYPVEKIEKVYQQFYKETVLEEIN
- the rnr gene encoding ribonuclease R, with the protein product MKSEKKIKKKHYNDNFAIGYINITIHGFAFVNIKGFQKDVFIPKNKTNRSLEGDLVKIIFNKKNRKGIKIEGEVLKVIKRKTKNFIGILKMNFQYNSKYGLVIVNNNSIHVDIFIPIDNFNKYNHNDKVLVEIISWPKKLKNPLGKIIKVFGKSGEYKTEIFSLLEEYKITYEFPKEVEEEAKKIHSKEIYDINSEIRRDMRNINTFTIDPFNAKDFDDALSIRKLNNETWEIGVHISDVSHYIEEGSFIDQEAYSRATSIYFIGKVIPMLPKILSNDLCSLQPKKDRLSFSYIFNIDNKGKILKNWFGKTIIQSNRRFTYEEIQEIIDKKKGDFHEEIYNLFLFSKILTKKRLKNGSIYLEKIEVKFHLDEKKNPISLDLKKNNDAHRLIEEFMLLANRKISEFVSLNFNETPSNKLFIYRIHDKPDFQKIFLLKKIIEPLGYFLDFNRLKTSINCLLKKIKGKPEQNMIENLILRAMSKARYSTKNIGHYGLSFFHYTHFTSPIRRYSDIIAHRLLSYYLKKVNNSFNKTNEKTYKLKTMEFYEKQSEHCSYKERLAIDAERDFLKYIQVKYIKKFLGEEFYGIITGFTGWSVYIDLLLFQTEGMVRLRDIKEDYYVLDSNNYSIIGKKKRKIYHLGDKVKVKLIDVNLERKQIILSWIDELDKQENTKK
- the coaD gene encoding pantetheine-phosphate adenylyltransferase; protein product: MNKNEKIAVFPGSFDPITLGHFDIVIRSLNLFDKIIIAVGKNFRKKNMFSLQKRKEWIRKTFVDFIYKHKIEIDSFNGLVISFCRKKKAKFLLRGIRNQFDFEFEKNILFTNNKLNKKNFIETVYFISSYDKSHICSYLVRDIMKNGGDYTMFVPSSVRIEE
- a CDS encoding PSP1 domain-containing protein, with the translated sequence MNKSCSNCLKNKCKKKCYKKLNVLDWLSNIKSPFGDQNNDVVEVQFKNNRKEFFISTEITSPLQGDIVSVETQSGKGYDIGTVILTGELAKLQTRNINVETLKKIYRKSTYKEIRIWKFFRNKESSTLLKAKKISNHLNLSMKICDVEYQGDGEKATFYYTAENRVDFRKLIQELAIQFHTRIEMRQIGYRQEAGKIGGIGSCGRELCCSTWLKNFQSVSTNSARYQQLSINIQKLTGQCSKLKCCLNYELDAYLDSIKDFPDFNKKIHTEKGIAQCMKIDVFKKKMWFSYIKNPNTWYGIEVKKIKKILEKNQIAPPLEELSTINTIKKTELTFKDFSI
- a CDS encoding transglycosylase domain-containing protein, which encodes MYKKSTKVNYYFRILIFCFWFLFFIGISAIFAIFYAASKGYLGNLPSTNDIENPTMEVGSEVYDSNGILLGKFFSENRTIITYKQLPKNLVNALLAKEDIRFQYHSGIDAKSLLRAILSLGKRGGGSTISQQLAKLLFTRQSAKNKLQRIHQKLLEWVMAIELEKRYTKEEIITMYYNKFDFLYNAKGIETAAHTYFNKKVSELNLGESATLVGMLENPSLYNPKNYPKRAKKQRNLVLFQMKKYNFLNAYRYKKELEKPVKINFKIQKKDFELLTYYGEFLKKEIQEALNEHENKTGQKLNLYSSGLKIYTSIDVKMQDYAEKSVKKHLSKLQILFNHFQRRNKNFPFLNISQKKTKRILISAMHRTSLYQDLKQKGLTEDKIIKIFKEPQLIKLFTWNGPKKVLISPWNFLRYQKSIIQAGLLSIEPCTGFIKAWVGGIDFNYFQYDHVAQTQRQVGSIFKPILYATAINKLHYNPCTKISNEKFRLGKWNPRNSNGKYGGFLTLKDGLALSVNTISARLISQITPGPVIDLAKKMGIESIIPKHPSIALGSADLTLYEMTGAFNTFTNYGFYVRPSILLKIKDENGNLIIDNVDISKRQVLSEEVAYIMLKIMQGVVQYGTAKRLKKYNFIGEVAGKTGTTNENSDGWFIGMVPNLTTGVWVGWEDRFSHFDNIKLGQGANMALPIWAYYMKSLYKHMNKIYHDKLFFHKSKNYQNYWDQCEKQHFFKEKNVIVNDEKEEKEEEKEDKKEKETVEDINNNLNNYNKNTDYNK